One window from the genome of Mucilaginibacter ginsenosidivorans encodes:
- a CDS encoding TonB-dependent receptor, with protein MKLFFTSLICLLSVSFSFASTISGYIFDKDSKEQLVGASILLSPRGIKTASMLNGKYQLNNIPAGTYHLKVSYIGYKTIDTTLTLKADENVKLNFYMTSSYASLSTVTISARGNRESDAYAKRAEQRANNLTNIVSANSIAISPDITVANVMARVSGVSVQRGNTGDGQYAIIRGMDPRYSTTLINGIKIPSPDNKQRYVPLDIFPADLIERIEVSKSLTPDMEGDASGGVINLVMKTAPDELRLEGNAAIGYSQIFSNRSFQSFNTGSINSRSPAEIRGLTVPASVSDFPYQNLIVSPKKTPVNSNFNLTIGDRFLNKKLGVIFSGTYQNTYAGNNTFRLVENATLGPAAGPNAKMTQVFPEYLDRQYSSLTNRLGLISTVDYQFNQDNSISLFGTYLQLDENRARLTNDLLLGNYSYQGYTGGFQQSYETQTRKDLQSIYSAILHGDNKLARSLTTDWSVAVSEAKQELPDMAGFNTTQQINPNTTGVATSVSYGPVQVRPETREWSHNTDKDISGYLNFHYNTDIKGHKTIIGFGGMARHKSRDNFDNQYTLNAVPDPDSTYQKYVSIPASKFFFGGGNGSDPLGNAASNAGVYTFTENVQAAYGQVKYFISERFDVLFGLRIENTSQSYVSSLPATIAGKSANISYTDYLPGINAKYSLSKTQALRASYFRSILRPAYSDLVPYPDNTGFGQDNFPTQGNPDLQHSVIDNYDFRYEVFPNGLDQFMVGAFYKTINNPIEYALVQTNFSASLTLSPNNFGTAHNYGIEAVFRKFFGNIGISGNYTYTHSLINSTKKFQYIDPTDNSFHNIEVSQPRPLQGQAAHVGNVSLLYKNTKNKIDAQLAMVYTGERINTLSLYKDLDNWERPTVNLDFSAQKEFSQHYIIYIKVNNLLNTPYELIVKQQNKAYSGNSKLPLQESPNYATIENDKYYARYLLGFRFKF; from the coding sequence ATGAAACTATTTTTTACCAGTCTGATCTGCCTGCTGTCCGTTTCTTTTTCTTTCGCTTCTACCATTTCGGGATACATTTTTGACAAGGACTCCAAAGAGCAATTAGTCGGGGCTTCCATCCTTTTAAGTCCCCGCGGTATTAAAACAGCTTCCATGCTGAATGGGAAATACCAGTTAAACAATATCCCCGCAGGCACTTATCATTTAAAGGTTTCCTACATAGGTTACAAAACCATCGACACCACCTTAACCTTAAAGGCTGACGAAAATGTAAAGCTGAATTTTTACATGACATCAAGCTATGCGAGCCTAAGCACGGTTACCATATCGGCAAGGGGCAACAGGGAATCAGATGCCTACGCAAAAAGAGCTGAACAGCGCGCAAATAACCTCACGAACATTGTTTCCGCCAATTCGATAGCGATTTCGCCCGATATCACCGTGGCCAATGTAATGGCCCGGGTTTCAGGCGTGTCTGTCCAGCGTGGAAATACCGGCGATGGCCAATATGCTATTATCCGTGGTATGGACCCACGGTATAGTACGACTTTGATCAATGGGATAAAGATACCAAGCCCGGATAATAAACAGCGTTATGTACCCCTGGATATATTCCCTGCCGACTTAATTGAACGCATTGAGGTTTCCAAATCATTAACCCCCGATATGGAAGGGGATGCTTCCGGCGGCGTCATCAACCTGGTGATGAAAACGGCACCTGACGAATTGAGGCTGGAAGGAAATGCGGCCATCGGTTATAGCCAGATATTTTCTAACCGCTCATTCCAAAGCTTTAACACGGGTTCAATAAATTCTCGATCTCCTGCCGAGATAAGGGGCCTTACCGTTCCTGCTTCCGTATCGGATTTTCCTTATCAGAACCTCATCGTATCGCCGAAGAAAACTCCCGTAAACAGCAATTTTAACTTAACTATCGGCGACAGGTTCCTGAACAAAAAACTCGGTGTCATTTTTTCCGGTACTTATCAAAATACTTATGCCGGCAACAACACCTTTAGACTTGTCGAAAATGCTACGCTCGGCCCGGCTGCAGGGCCCAATGCCAAAATGACGCAGGTGTTCCCGGAATATCTCGACAGGCAATATTCGTCACTTACAAACAGACTTGGTTTGATATCAACGGTTGATTATCAATTTAACCAGGATAATTCAATAAGCTTGTTTGGTACCTACCTCCAGCTTGATGAAAACCGCGCCAGGCTTACCAACGACCTGCTTTTGGGCAACTATTCGTACCAGGGTTATACCGGGGGCTTTCAGCAGAGCTACGAAACACAAACCCGCAAGGACCTGCAAAGTATTTACAGCGCCATATTGCATGGCGATAATAAACTGGCCCGCTCATTAACGACAGATTGGTCAGTTGCTGTTTCAGAAGCGAAACAGGAACTGCCAGATATGGCCGGTTTCAACACAACGCAGCAGATAAACCCAAATACTACCGGCGTCGCCACATCGGTGTCTTACGGCCCGGTACAAGTGCGCCCCGAAACGAGAGAATGGTCGCATAACACAGACAAGGATATTTCGGGGTACCTTAATTTTCACTACAACACCGATATAAAAGGCCATAAAACCATCATCGGTTTTGGTGGCATGGCAAGACATAAGAGCAGGGATAACTTCGACAATCAATACACCCTGAACGCTGTTCCCGATCCTGATTCGACTTACCAGAAATATGTTTCCATCCCTGCCTCAAAATTCTTCTTCGGCGGCGGGAATGGCTCCGATCCGCTTGGCAACGCTGCAAGCAACGCCGGTGTATACACCTTTACCGAGAACGTGCAGGCGGCATATGGCCAGGTAAAATATTTTATCAGCGAACGTTTTGATGTATTGTTTGGACTAAGGATCGAAAATACCAGCCAGTCTTACGTGTCCTCGTTACCCGCAACTATAGCAGGCAAAAGCGCCAACATAAGCTATACTGATTATTTGCCCGGTATCAATGCAAAATACTCGTTAAGTAAAACTCAGGCCCTGCGGGCTTCTTATTTCAGGTCGATCCTTCGCCCGGCGTATTCCGACCTGGTTCCATACCCTGATAACACCGGCTTTGGACAGGATAATTTCCCTACACAGGGGAACCCCGATTTGCAACATTCCGTTATTGATAATTATGATTTCCGTTACGAGGTTTTTCCAAACGGGCTCGATCAGTTCATGGTTGGCGCGTTTTACAAAACCATTAACAATCCTATTGAATATGCGCTGGTGCAAACCAACTTTTCGGCCAGCTTAACACTTAGCCCGAACAACTTTGGAACCGCTCATAACTATGGGATCGAAGCTGTATTCAGAAAGTTTTTCGGTAATATAGGTATATCGGGCAATTACACTTATACCCACTCTCTCATCAATTCGACCAAGAAATTTCAATACATCGACCCGACTGACAACAGCTTTCACAACATAGAAGTGAGCCAACCCCGGCCATTGCAGGGGCAGGCGGCCCACGTGGGCAACGTGTCGCTTTTGTATAAGAACACAAAAAATAAAATAGATGCGCAATTGGCCATGGTTTATACGGGCGAGAGGATAAACACATTGTCTTTATACAAGGATCTTGATAACTGGGAGCGCCCTACGGTAAACCTCGATTTTTCTGCACAGAAGGAATTCAGCCAGCATTATATCATTTACATCAAGGTCAATAACCTGTTAAATACCCCTTACGAGTTAATAGTAAAACAGCAGAACAAGGCCTACAGCGGTAATAGTAAACTGCCGCTGCAGGAGAGCCCCAACTATGCAACCATCGAGAACGATAAGTACTATGCCCGTTACCTGCTGGGTTTCCGGTTTAAATTTTAA
- a CDS encoding ATP-dependent Clp protease adaptor ClpS encodes MPTETQEETLTLEEILAGLKEMHRLILWNDDVNTFDHVIFCMMKYLDYSESQAEKIAWKVHNEGKCAVLEGSFTEMEIYRKILQQEGLTVSVE; translated from the coding sequence ATGCCAACAGAAACACAGGAAGAGACCTTAACACTTGAGGAAATACTTGCCGGCCTCAAGGAAATGCATCGTTTGATTTTATGGAACGACGATGTCAATACATTTGACCACGTAATATTTTGCATGATGAAATACCTGGATTACTCCGAATCGCAGGCCGAAAAGATAGCCTGGAAAGTGCACAACGAAGGCAAATGCGCCGTGTTGGAAGGGTCGTTTACCGAAATGGAAATTTACCGGAAGATATTGCAGCAGGAAGGTTTGACTGTTTCAGTTGAGTAA